In Escherichia ruysiae, a genomic segment contains:
- the ppx gene encoding exopolyphosphatase: protein MPIHDKSPRPQEFAAVDLGSNSFHMVIARVVDGAMQIIGRLKQRVHLADGLGPDNMLSEEAMTRGLNCLSLFAERLQGFSPSSVCIVGTHTLRQALNATDFLKRAEKVIPYPIEIISGNEEARLIFMGVEHTQPEKGRKLVIDIGGGSTELVIGENFEPILVESRRMGCVSFAQLYFQGGVINKENFQRARMAAAQKLETLTWQFRIQGWNVAMGASGTIKAAHEVLMEMGEKDGIITPERLEKLVKEVLRHRNFASLSLPGLSEERKTVFVPGLAILCGVFDALAIRELRLSDGALREGVLYEMEGRFRHQDVRSRTASSLANQYHIDSEQARRVLDTTMQMYGQWREQQPKLAHPQLEALLRWAAMLHEVGLNINHSGLHRHSAYILQNSDLPGFNQEQQLMMATLVRYHRKAIKLDDLPRFTLFKKKQFLPLIQLLRLGVLLNNQRQATTTPPTLTLITDDSHWTLRFPHDWFSQNALVLLDLEKEQEYWEGVAGWRLKIEEESTPEIAA from the coding sequence AACGGGTACATCTGGCGGACGGCCTGGGGCCAGATAATATGTTGAGTGAGGAAGCGATGACGCGTGGCTTAAACTGCCTGTCGCTGTTTGCCGAACGCCTGCAGGGTTTTTCTCCTTCCAGCGTCTGTATTGTCGGAACCCATACTCTACGTCAGGCGCTGAATGCCACTGACTTTCTGAAGCGAGCAGAAAAGGTTATCCCCTACCCAATTGAAATTATTTCCGGCAACGAAGAAGCGCGTCTGATTTTTATGGGCGTGGAGCATACCCAGCCGGAAAAAGGCCGTAAACTGGTTATTGATATTGGTGGCGGCTCAACAGAACTGGTGATTGGTGAAAATTTCGAACCTATTCTCGTGGAAAGTCGCCGGATGGGTTGTGTCAGCTTTGCCCAGCTTTATTTCCAGGGCGGCGTCATCAATAAAGAAAATTTTCAGCGCGCACGCATGGCAGCAGCGCAAAAACTTGAAACCTTAACCTGGCAATTCCGTATCCAGGGCTGGAATGTGGCAATGGGCGCTTCCGGCACCATTAAAGCTGCTCATGAAGTGTTGATGGAAATGGGCGAGAAAGACGGGATAATTACCCCGGAACGTCTGGAAAAACTGGTAAAAGAGGTTTTACGGCACCGTAATTTCGCATCGCTGAGTTTACCGGGTCTTTCCGAAGAGCGGAAAACTGTCTTCGTTCCTGGACTGGCGATTTTATGCGGTGTGTTTGATGCCTTAGCCATCCGTGAACTGCGACTTTCTGACGGGGCGCTTCGTGAAGGCGTACTGTATGAGATGGAAGGACGTTTTCGCCATCAGGATGTGCGTAGCCGCACCGCCAGTAGTCTGGCTAACCAGTATCATATCGACAGTGAACAGGCACGACGGGTGCTGGATACCACTATGCAAATGTACGGACAGTGGCGAGAACAACAACCGAAGCTGGCGCATCCGCAACTGGAGGCGCTACTGCGATGGGCCGCCATGCTGCATGAGGTCGGGTTGAATATCAACCATAGCGGTTTGCATCGCCACTCCGCTTATATTCTGCAAAACAGCGACTTGCCGGGTTTTAATCAGGAACAGCAGTTGATGATGGCGACACTGGTGCGCTATCACCGTAAAGCGATTAAGCTCGACGATCTGCCGCGCTTTACCTTGTTTAAGAAGAAACAGTTCCTGCCACTGATTCAGCTATTACGCCTTGGCGTATTACTCAATAATCAACGTCAGGCTACCACCACGCCGCCAACATTGACGCTGATTACCGATGACAGCCACTGGACCCTGCGTTTTCCGCATGACTGGTTTAGCCAGAACGCGCTGGTATTGCTTGATCTGGAAAAGGAACAAGAATACTGGGAAGGCGTGGCTGGCTGGCGACTAAAAATTGAAGAAGAAAGCACACCTGAAATTGCGGCTTAA